A region of Methyloversatilis discipulorum DNA encodes the following proteins:
- a CDS encoding methionine aminotransferase, protein MSAMQDYSGHVPSKLPDVGTTIFTVISREAAELGALNLSQGFPDFTAGPELFDAVARHMHAGHNQYSPMAGQPALRAAVSAKMAAVYGAQYDPETEITITAGATQAVYTAITALAGPGDEVIIFEPAFDSYLPGIRLAGATPVFVRLEAPHFLPNWDTVARAITPRTRLIITNTPHNPTGAAWSLDDQRRLAALCDDRDILVISDEVYEHIMFDGREHASACRVPELAARTLLVSSFGKTFHVTGWKVGFVCAPPSLTAEFRRVHQFNVFAVNTPCQLGLADYMADASRYLDLGAFYQKKRDDFRARMASSRFELLDCAGTYFQLARYDAISDEPDAVFVRRLMREAGVATIPVSAFHHDGFDAKLIRFCFAKSEALIEQACERLCAY, encoded by the coding sequence ATGTCTGCCATGCAGGATTACAGCGGCCACGTGCCGTCCAAGCTGCCCGACGTGGGCACCACGATATTCACCGTCATTTCGCGCGAAGCCGCCGAACTGGGCGCGCTGAACCTGTCGCAGGGCTTTCCCGACTTCACTGCCGGGCCGGAACTGTTCGACGCGGTGGCGCGGCACATGCACGCCGGCCACAACCAGTATTCGCCGATGGCCGGCCAGCCGGCGCTGCGCGCAGCGGTATCCGCCAAGATGGCCGCGGTGTATGGCGCGCAGTACGACCCGGAGACCGAAATCACCATCACCGCCGGAGCCACTCAGGCCGTCTACACCGCGATCACCGCGCTGGCCGGGCCGGGCGACGAGGTGATCATTTTCGAGCCGGCCTTCGACAGCTATCTGCCGGGCATCCGGCTGGCGGGTGCGACGCCGGTATTTGTCCGGCTGGAGGCGCCGCACTTCCTGCCGAACTGGGACACAGTCGCACGCGCGATCACGCCGCGCACCCGGCTCATCATCACCAACACGCCGCACAACCCGACCGGCGCCGCCTGGTCGCTCGACGACCAGCGCCGGCTGGCCGCGCTGTGCGACGATCGTGACATCCTGGTCATTTCGGACGAGGTGTACGAACACATCATGTTCGACGGCCGCGAACACGCCAGCGCCTGCCGCGTGCCGGAACTGGCGGCGCGCACTCTGCTGGTGTCCAGCTTCGGCAAGACCTTCCATGTGACTGGCTGGAAGGTCGGCTTCGTCTGCGCGCCGCCGTCGCTGACCGCCGAATTCCGCCGCGTGCACCAGTTCAACGTGTTCGCCGTGAACACGCCCTGCCAGCTCGGCCTGGCTGACTACATGGCCGACGCTTCGCGCTATCTCGACCTCGGCGCCTTCTACCAGAAGAAGCGCGATGACTTCCGTGCCCGCATGGCCAGCTCGCGCTTCGAACTGCTGGACTGCGCCGGCACCTATTTCCAGCTCGCCCGCTACGACGCGATCAGCGACGAGCCGGACGCCGTGTTCGTACGCCGGCTGATGCGCGAAGCCGGCGTGGCCACCATACCGGTGTCCGCCTTCCACCACGATGGCTTCGACGCGAAGCTCATCCGTTTCTGCTTCG